A part of Synechococcus sp. KORDI-49 genomic DNA contains:
- the folP gene encoding dihydropteroate synthase: MDSPALPTTRRPDRRPWPEGWRRRTTLMGVINITPDSFSDGGRFLQVDQAVSQAAIQLRQGADVLDLGAQSTRPGASEVGADEELRRLLPPLRRIRERFPDALISVDTFLAPVAEAALEAGADWVNDISAGRRDPAMLPLIAEAGCPVVLMHSRGNSRTMDSLTDYDDVIQEVREGLEERTKTALKAGIRMDQIIWDPGLGFAKTAEQNLQLLKGLEQLSRGSIPLLVGPSRKRFIGTVLDEPKPKARIWGTAAVACRCSQAGVAVLRVHDVGPMHQTLRMAATLWSWPEPRD; this comes from the coding sequence ATGGATTCGCCCGCATTGCCAACTACCAGACGCCCTGACCGTCGCCCCTGGCCTGAGGGCTGGCGGAGGCGCACCACGCTGATGGGGGTGATCAACATCACCCCCGACTCCTTCAGCGACGGCGGTCGCTTTCTGCAGGTCGACCAGGCCGTGTCCCAGGCGGCCATTCAGCTGCGCCAGGGGGCCGACGTGCTCGACCTCGGTGCCCAGAGCACCCGTCCGGGAGCCAGCGAGGTGGGTGCTGATGAGGAACTGCGTCGTCTGCTGCCCCCGCTCCGTCGCATCCGCGAACGCTTCCCGGATGCCCTGATCTCCGTGGACACCTTTCTCGCACCGGTGGCGGAGGCAGCCCTGGAGGCAGGCGCCGACTGGGTGAATGACATCAGTGCAGGCCGTCGCGATCCCGCAATGCTTCCGTTGATCGCCGAAGCCGGCTGCCCGGTGGTGCTGATGCACAGCCGGGGGAACAGCCGCACGATGGACAGCCTCACGGACTACGACGATGTGATCCAGGAGGTTCGCGAGGGACTGGAGGAGCGGACCAAAACAGCCCTCAAGGCCGGGATCCGCATGGATCAGATCATCTGGGATCCCGGCCTCGGATTTGCCAAAACTGCCGAGCAGAACCTGCAGCTGCTGAAGGGCCTGGAACAGCTCAGCCGCGGAAGCATCCCACTGCTGGTGGGCCCATCCCGCAAGCGGTTCATCGGAACGGTGCTCGATGAACCGAAACCGAAGGCCCGCATCTGGGGAACAGCCGCGGTGGCCTGCCGCTGCAGCCAGGCCGGTGTCGCCGTGCTGCGCGTGCACGATGTTGGACCCATGCACCAGACCCTGCGCATGGCGGCCACACTCTGGTCCTGGCCTGAACCGCGTGACTGA
- a CDS encoding ABC transporter ATP-binding protein encodes MFTPSQAGFRRLLPLLRPHLRQLSWGVLCMLIYVGSFPLLIRLAGQLFPALGSGDLNRVLGLIGLALVIFAVQKLAQFGQDSLLAGPALQVSQRLRSDLFRRLQTVELGALEKLSAGDLTYRLTEDADRVSEVLYKTIHDTLPSLLQLLAVLGVMLWLDWKLTTAILLLAPVIVWLISLFGARVMVATERSQKKVSELAGLLGEAIEGLPLVRAFAAESWLQDRFEGEIDQHRQARHLTYSLVALQHPVVGSIEVAGLFAVLAMGAARIQSGDLDINGLSSYLTGLVVLIDPIAHVTNNFNEFQQGQASLRRLRQIEQEPQEPPDPVNAVSIGCLQGDLKLEQVSFGYDPAQPVLRSVDLSVQAGEVLALVGPSGAGKSTLFSLLLRFNTVQQGRILLDGHDLSRLRARDLRRQVALVPQRTTVFSGSVAEAIRFGRPASDEDVEQAARLANADDFIRALPHGYGTQLEERGSNVSGGQLQRIAIARAVLGNPSLLLLDEATSALDAEAEAAVQLGLKQAMAGRTVLVIAHRLATVQEADQIVVLEQGRVVDRGTHDALMQRGGRYRDLCERQFIRDLQNG; translated from the coding sequence ATGTTCACCCCCTCCCAGGCCGGATTCCGCCGGCTGCTGCCGCTGCTGCGTCCCCACCTGCGACAGCTCAGCTGGGGTGTGCTGTGCATGCTCATCTACGTGGGAAGTTTCCCGCTGCTGATCCGTCTGGCCGGTCAGTTGTTCCCAGCGCTTGGCTCAGGCGATCTCAACAGGGTTCTGGGGTTGATCGGACTGGCGCTGGTCATCTTCGCGGTGCAGAAGCTGGCCCAGTTCGGTCAGGATTCCCTGCTGGCCGGTCCTGCCCTTCAGGTGAGTCAGCGACTGCGCAGTGATCTGTTCCGCCGGTTGCAGACGGTGGAGCTCGGAGCGTTGGAGAAACTGTCGGCGGGTGATCTCACCTATCGGCTCACGGAGGATGCCGATCGGGTCAGTGAGGTTCTCTACAAGACCATTCACGACACCCTTCCCAGCCTGTTGCAGCTTCTGGCTGTTCTCGGCGTCATGCTCTGGCTCGACTGGAAGCTCACCACAGCGATCCTGCTGCTGGCACCGGTGATCGTGTGGCTGATCAGCCTCTTCGGGGCCCGGGTGATGGTGGCCACAGAACGCAGCCAGAAAAAGGTGAGCGAGCTGGCGGGTCTGCTGGGGGAGGCGATCGAAGGTCTGCCGCTGGTTCGGGCCTTCGCCGCCGAGAGCTGGCTTCAGGATCGCTTCGAAGGGGAGATCGACCAGCACCGTCAGGCCCGTCATCTCACCTACAGCCTGGTGGCGTTGCAGCATCCGGTCGTCGGCAGCATCGAGGTCGCGGGCCTGTTCGCCGTTCTGGCGATGGGAGCAGCCCGTATTCAGAGCGGGGATCTGGACATCAACGGTCTGAGCAGTTATCTGACGGGCCTCGTCGTGCTGATCGATCCGATCGCCCATGTCACCAACAACTTCAACGAATTTCAGCAGGGACAGGCTTCACTGCGGCGTCTTCGCCAGATCGAACAGGAACCACAGGAGCCCCCGGATCCGGTGAACGCCGTTTCCATCGGATGCCTGCAGGGAGATCTCAAGCTGGAGCAGGTGTCCTTTGGGTATGACCCCGCACAGCCTGTGCTGCGATCGGTTGATCTGAGTGTGCAGGCCGGAGAGGTGCTTGCGCTTGTCGGCCCCTCCGGAGCGGGCAAGAGCACCCTGTTCTCGCTTCTGCTGCGGTTCAACACCGTGCAGCAGGGGCGGATCCTCCTCGACGGTCATGACCTCAGCCGATTGCGGGCGCGGGATCTGCGCCGTCAGGTTGCGCTGGTTCCCCAGCGCACGACGGTGTTCTCCGGAAGCGTTGCCGAGGCGATCCGTTTCGGCCGGCCGGCCTCGGATGAGGACGTGGAGCAGGCCGCCAGGCTGGCCAATGCCGATGACTTCATCCGGGCCTTGCCTCACGGCTATGGCACTCAGCTGGAGGAACGCGGCAGCAATGTTTCGGGCGGTCAGTTGCAGCGGATTGCGATTGCCAGAGCCGTGCTCGGGAATCCATCCCTGCTGCTGCTGGATGAGGCCACCAGCGCTCTGGATGCAGAAGCCGAAGCAGCGGTGCAGCTTGGCTTGAAACAGGCGATGGCCGGCCGCACCGTGCTGGTGATCGCGCATCGTCTCGCCACGGTGCAGGAAGCGGACCAGATCGTGGTGCTGGAACAGGGACGGGTCGTCGATCGGGGCACGCACGATGCGCTGATGCAGCGCGGTGGTCGTTACCGGGATCTGTGCGAACGACAGTTCATCCGTGATCTGCAGAACGGCTGA
- the tpiA gene encoding triose-phosphate isomerase yields the protein MRRRVIAGNWKMHMTCAQARDYMGVFLPLIEATPDDRHVVLAPPFTAISTMAGLADGSRVQLASQNVHWQAEGAFTAEISAEMLLEHKVHYTIVGHSEPRKYFSESDEQINHRARCAQANGLIPIVCVGESDQQRERGEAERVIRRQIEQGLEGLDANRLVVAYEPIWAIGTGKTCEASEANRICGLIRSWVGAMDLVIQYGGSVKPANIDELMAMSDIDGVLVGGASLKPDGFARIANYQTP from the coding sequence GTGCGCAGACGGGTGATCGCCGGCAACTGGAAGATGCACATGACCTGTGCCCAGGCCAGGGACTACATGGGTGTGTTCCTGCCGCTGATCGAAGCGACACCGGACGACCGCCATGTGGTGCTGGCTCCTCCCTTCACAGCCATCTCAACGATGGCAGGCCTCGCCGACGGCAGTCGGGTGCAGCTGGCCAGTCAGAATGTGCACTGGCAGGCCGAGGGTGCCTTCACAGCTGAGATCTCCGCCGAGATGCTGCTGGAGCACAAGGTGCACTACACGATCGTTGGCCACAGCGAGCCGCGCAAGTATTTCAGTGAGAGTGATGAGCAGATCAACCACAGGGCCCGGTGCGCCCAGGCCAACGGACTGATCCCGATCGTCTGTGTCGGCGAGAGCGATCAGCAGCGGGAACGCGGGGAAGCTGAACGGGTGATCCGTCGCCAGATCGAACAGGGACTCGAGGGCCTGGACGCCAACAGGCTGGTGGTGGCCTATGAACCGATCTGGGCGATCGGCACCGGCAAGACCTGTGAGGCATCGGAAGCGAACCGCATCTGCGGGCTGATCCGCAGCTGGGTGGGTGCCATGGATCTGGTCATCCAGTACGGCGGTTCGGTGAAACCGGCCAACATCGATGAGCTGATGGCGATGAGTGACATCGACGGGGTGCTGGTCGGAGGTGCCTCGCTCAAGCCGGATGGATTCGCCCGCATTGCCAACTACCAGACGCCCTGA
- a CDS encoding RNA-binding S4 domain-containing protein has protein sequence MKLDQYLKWKGWVSTGGEAKQRIQNGEVSVNGTVETRRGRQLAEGDRVSLAGEDGVVGEATTIAP, from the coding sequence ATGAAGCTCGATCAGTACCTGAAGTGGAAGGGCTGGGTCTCCACCGGTGGAGAGGCGAAACAGCGCATCCAGAACGGCGAGGTCAGCGTCAACGGCACGGTGGAGACCCGCCGTGGACGCCAGCTGGCGGAGGGGGACCGGGTCAGCCTGGCCGGAGAGGACGGTGTCGTCGGGGAGGCCACAACGATCGCGCCGTAA